A region of the Thioploca ingrica genome:
CATCGAGAGCACCGTTATTATATCTCGCCAATCCTTTGCTCGGATTAAGTAATGCGCTGGGTGCGGCATTGGGAATTGTGATGAGTTTGCTCATGTATAATGGAGCATGTCGTTGTAACCGGTTGATTGCGATGGGTAAACTGAATTCAGTCACGGCTACTGTCGAAGCGGCGACTGATTTGACTGATGAATTAACATCTGCTATAGCATTAGGCTATCAAAATAAGTTACTTCGGTTTATTATTCCAAGGTTAGCCAATGAAGACGTGACTGTGGTTAAACGCCACGCTGAACTGATTTGTCTCTTGAGAACACTTAACATCCGGGTTTTTCCGGTTCAAACTTTGCGGGAGGCCATCGCAGCGTGTTCGTCTTAACTTGACCAAGGAGGAAACCTGTGGAGAAAAGACGTTCGGTTGCTCAACATTCGGCGCTAATACCTATCATTGAATTAGGAAATAATGGTGATGTGACCATCCCACCAAAGAATCTATTGTTGGAAGTTCATGCTGCTCCGTATCAGTTCGGGGATGACACTGATGATCTAGCTAGGAAAGCTAAGCAAAAAGAAATTGAACTTAAAGCCATCGATAAGGACTGGGATAGAGTTGCCGCTCCCTTGCGTAAGGTTAACGTGGTACTTTATCGCTCCGGTTGTGTCGCCGCCGGCGCAGTGCGCAAATTAGGATTGAAACAACCTAGACTGGCGCTTTATCAATGGATTAAACCGCAAGCTTGGCTAGAGCAACAAAGGTTGTATTCTTCATCCTATCCCGAAGAACTCAGTGAGGGAAACAGTGCTGAACTCGGGTTAGCATTGGTACTGTTGATGGCAGCCAGTGGTTCTCCCTATCGTCAAGTGATAGCAACCGGTAAGCTTAGCGGTCAAACGCAGTTAATCCGGGAACGTGACGTAAAAATATTGCCAGTAAGTAAGTTAGAGGAAAAATTTAATTTAGTTATACAACAAGTTACTCAAGGTCAGCTTCCTCGAGATAAAGAGTTATTATTTTTTATCCCGAAGTACTGTAACCAAGGAGAATCGGCAGTTGAGGTTGAAAATCGGCCTGAAGTTCAAATTTTGCGAACTTTAGGCATTCAAGTAATACTGGTAGAATGGTTAAGTGAAGCCGCTGAAAAATTAAAAGCTAACACAGCGAGATATTTGCTACAAGACTTGATTTTGAAATGGTTTATAATAGTGCTATTGGTAATGAGCTTGAGTTGGGTTAGTTGGCTGGGGTGGCAAGATCGGGCTATTAGTATGAAATTTGTTGCGGCTAATCCGGTGACTTTATCAGCCGAACCTTTTTTAGTTTGTTTTAAGGGTAAAAAAGTTCATTATCAATCGATTGCACGCGAAGGAATCGTTCCCATTGTGCCGATAACAAGTACTTTAGGTTGGCAAGTTAAAATCGGTGAGGCTAACCGTTTTGATAGTTTATTAAACCAATGGTTTGGTTATCAGGGCTATTACGTTGCTTATCTGATGATTTCAGAATTCTCAGCACCCATGGTTAACATCTCCGATGAGACCGGTAAAGTGATGAGGATACTTCCTGGTCAAGAATGGGCTTGGAGTTGGAAACTCAATGAGCAAGCAGAAGAAAATAAGCTCATCTTGCTTACTCAGCGAGGAGCATTTAAGCAAGACCAATTTCAGTTGTTAGTCAACCAACCAATTGAGTCTAAAACTGCCGATTTGCCAATGAATATCACCGAAATAGCTAATAATATCGAGTCAAAATTTCCTAACGGGCTTTACTTTACATTCCGAACTACTAAAAGTAAATCTCAATGTACTTTATAGATTGATGGGGGGTAGTGAGGCTAGAAATAATTTGCTGTTAAGTCTTAGTTAAAGTTAATGTATAGCGTTCTAATCGTGAGGGGAAAATTTGAATGTTATTAAAAATGTTAAAGAGTACCAAGAAAATATGGATAGAGAAAAAGCTTGCCGGAGCTAGTAATATACATGGGCCTCTTAAAAAGCCAACCGAACAACCAAAGCAGTCAAAAGATAAAGAAAAACCATCGGCATCTTCACCCAATAATCCCCAAAAAGTGAGTAATCACAAATCGAATAAGTCGTAAGTAAATAGTCTGGATGAAACGAAGTGTAATCGAGGAATTTATCTTTTCCTGGATTCCGCTGCGCTTCATCTAGCCTACGTTCCAATGCCATTAAGTTCAGAATTCCCTCCTTTTTCAAAGGGGGGAGTTATTTATGGCTTAACTTAATGGCATTGAGGCTACGCTAGCTTAAGCGTTTGTGGATAGGGCGGAGCAGCGAAAATTAAATCAATAGATGAGTCTGGATTAGATACCTCTCAATTGATAGTGAAGTGGTTATGGTGTTGGAGTTAGCTTCCGCTTACTCTAACTGACATGTTAATATAATACCTAATAAAAATTTAGTTAATAGGTAATTATTTTTAGTACAAGTTAATGGCAACGGCTCACTTTCCTATCGAATCTCTTGATCCTATCTCAATCCCCTTACAAGGCATTAATTTGATCGAAGCCAGTGCGGGTACTGGGAAAACTTACACGATCACGACTTTATTTATCCGCTTAATTTTAGAAAAAAAATTGCTGATTAATCGAATTTTGGTGGTGACTTTTACCGAAGCCGCTACTGAGGAGTTACGTGACCGGATTCGTCGTCGCTTATATGAAACGTTACTCGCTTTTCAACAAGGGCAAAGTCAAGATCCAGTACTGACGCGGTTAATCCAGCAATATACTGAGCCTAATGAAGCCATTTTGCGCTTAAAAAATGCCCTGCGCGGTTTTGATGAAGCGGCTATTTTTACGATTCATAGTTTTTGTCGGCAAATGTTGCAGGGTAATGCTTTTGAAAGTGGGGTATTGTTCGATACCGAGTTGGTGAGTGATCAAGCTTACTTATTGCGTGAAATTGTTGAAGATTTTTGGCGACAACATTTTTATCAGGCTTCACCTTTATGGGTAAGCTATCTGTTGAATCAAGGTTATCATCAACCCTCCAAGTTATTAAAAATATTAAATTATGGCCAGTATGTTGGACAACCATTTTTAAATAAAATTCCTCAAATTGAATTGCCCGTGACGGCAGCCAAAGAATTCGCTTTTTATACGGCTTTCACTGCCGCTCAACAGACTTGGCAAGGTCATTCCGCCCAGATAGAAGAATTACTCCTCCAAGATACTCATCTCAATGGCACTAAATATAAAAAGTCGTCTATTCCGCAGTGGTGCAAGGCGGTGGCTCGGTTTTTAAATGCGCCATGGAGGTCTATTCAATTACCGGATAAATGGATAAAATTCACGCAAGCGGAACTCATCAATAGTGTCAAACAAGGCAAAACTGCACCGCAACATATTTTCTTTGAACAGAGTGAACAGTTATGGCATTGTCAGCAGGCGTTAGCGGCAGGTTTCGAGCAACAATTATTGGCTTTAAAAATAAAGTTATTTACCGTCGCCGAACAAGCTTTAGCTCAAAAGAAGCATCAGCATCATATTCAATCGTTTGATGATTTATTGCTTAATCTCTATCGCGCTTTAACCACGCCCCGGGGTCATTATTTAACTCAGTTGATTCGTTATAAATATCACGCCGCTTTGATCGATGAATTTCAAGATACGGATCCTGTGCAGTATGATATCTTTCGGACACTTTACGGGGCGGGTAGCGATGGTCTGCTGTTTTTAATCGGTGATCCCAAACAAGCGATTTATAGTTTTCGCGGAGCTGATATTTTCACCTACATGGCGGCTTGTCGGGATGCGCAACAACATTATACGTTAGCCACCAATTGGCGTTCTGAACCTAATTTAATTCAGGCAGTTAATCAACTATTTGCCAAGGTGGCTCATCCGTTTATGTTCGCAGCCATTCCTTTTCAACCGGTACAAGCACCCGCACAGCAACAACTCTCCTCATTCAGTAATCGTTTAAAAATCGAGAATAAATATTTACCCCCGTTGCAAATTTGGTTTGTTCCTCGCCAATTAGCCCACGGACCCCCGGATAAACCCATTAACAAAAGTTGGGCAAAGCAGCAAATTCCGCTGACGGTGGCGAATGAAATTGCGCGGTTATTAATGTTAGGTCAACTGGGGCAAGCGTTAATTGGCGATAAACCAGTGGTGGCGGGTGATATTGCGGTATTAGTTCGTACTCATGCGCAAGCGCAACGTTTGCAAAAAGTGTTGACTCAGTTACAAATTCCCAGTGTGTTGTATAGTCGCGATAGTTTGTTTGCTTCCCATGAAATTCGGGAAATAGAGCGGCTATTATTAGCTATCGCCGATCCCAGTGATGAGGGGCTGATTAAATCAGCTTTAACGACCGATATGCTTGGATTATCGGGGCATGATCTGTATCAATTGTTAGACAATGAAAATGCTTGGCAAACTTATCTGAATCGGTTCCAGTATTATCATTTTTTGTGGCAACACGTTGGTTTTATTCAAATGTATCGGACTTTACTGATGACGGAGCAAGTGCAGAGTCGGTTATTAACTTACCCCGATGGTGAAAGACGCTTAACTAATGTATTACATGCCGCTGAGTTATTACAACAAGTGACCGTGCAACAAAACCGCGGTATCAGCGGGTTATGTCAATGGTTAGCGCAACAACGTGCTCAAGCCGGCACGATAGCGGAAGAACAACAGTTACGGTTAGAAAGCGATGAAAAACGGGTTAAGATTGTCACCATTCATAAAAGTAAAGGTTTAGAATATCCGATTGTATTCTGTCCGTTTGTGTGGGATGGTTATTTATATAGCCATAAGGCAGAACCGCTGATTTTTCATAATGAACAAGAACAATTAACCCTCGATTTAGGTTCGCTGGAGCAAGAGCACCATCGGCAACGCGCTGCCGCAGAAGAACGGGCTGAAAATTTACGCTTGTTCTATGTTGCGGTCACGCGAGCTAAACACCGTTGTTATTTAATTTGGGGTGCTTTTAGAGATGCCGGCACTTCGGCGTTAGCGCATTTACTCCATCCCGGCAAAGTCATCGAAGAGACTGATGATGCGACTTTATGGCAAGATTTACACCACTTAGCGAGTCAGGCCGAACCGGCGATCCAACTTGCGCCGTTACCGACGGATCACCCGCCTTATCAACGTCAACGCGAACCAACCGCTAAACTGAGAGCTAGATATTTCAAAGGTCACATCGATAAAACGTGGCGAGTGGCTAGTTTCACGGCATTATCTAGTCCAGCAACCGTGACCGATACCATTGAAAAACCCGATTACGATGAATTCGCCTCTAACCGCAGCAGTGGTATCAATAGCTTGATATTGTCGGATAAAAGCCCTATTTTTAATTTTCCCCGCGGGGCGCGGGCGGGGTCATTTATGCACGCCCTGTTTGAAAAGTTGGATTTTACTCAACCGGAGATGAAATTAGTCACTGAGCAATTAGCGCATTTTAATTATGAGGTTGACCAGTGGCATGAAGTTATCGTGAATTGGGTTACCCAGGTGATTGGTACACCACTCGAGCCACAACGACCCACTTTTACGCTGTCACAAATTAGTCTTAATCATCGTCTTAACGAACTCGAGTTTTATTACCCCTTAGCACCGATTACCAGTCAAGGATTACAAACTCTATTCGCTGAATTTGGAACCTCGTTACCTTTGAATTCCTTGACTCAACACCAAACTGAGTTGCAATTCCTGCCGGTACAAGGTTTAATGAAAGGGTTCATTGATATGGTTTTTGAATATGAAGGGCGTTATTATTTAGTTGACTATAAATCTAATTTACTCGGAACCCAGATGCACGCTTATCATCATAGCCAATTAAATGCAGTCATAATAAAAGAAGCTTATTGGTTACAATATCATATTTATGTTGTTGCCTTACATCGTTATTTAGCGAACCGTTTATCGCATTATCGATATGAAGATCATTTTGGTGGGGTCTATTATTTGTTCTTACGTGGGATGCGACCACAATGGGGAGCACATTATGGTATTTATCGAGATTTACCCTCAGTCAAATTGATCGAAAAATTATCTGCCTACTTTGATAATTGATAAAGTGTTATGGCAACCGCCAGGGTTGTTCCTACGGATAGCTAACTATTTAGGGAGTTTTAACTATGCAAAAACTTATCACCATACCTTTGGATGATGACAATGAAGAAGACATGACCATACGTGAACATTTAAGCAGTTACTTAGAAAATGGTTGGCGAGTGGTGCAAATGATACCGGTCGGTGCTGGCGTTGGCACCGGTGACGAAGAATCTGGTCCCTACGTAGCGGGCTGGCTGGCTATTTTACTCGAAAGATTTGAGTAATTTTAATCCCAAGTTCAAGGTGATTATTGATTTAATGGTTCGATTTCCTTTGGCTCGGAATCGCAAGTCAGTGGAGATAATAATGTCACGTTGAGTTTAGTGGTCTCACCGACTATTGTGATTCTGACCCTCTTCATGTCGTTAACATTGATACGGGTCACTCAGAAGTGAGGTGGGTTTTTAGCCGCTTGAAGTTTTTGCAGAATAGCCTAGGTGCTACTTGGAATACAAGAGCGATTTCTCTACCTAACCGGTGTAGTCGTTAATAACCCATTCCCTTTCCATAAATATAAGTACTGGATTGATAATTGATAATTGATAATTGATAATTATTAATTATTACTCTTAAGTCAGTATGCAAAGAATCCATATTATTAAATAAATTTGATACTGATCGAGCAACAATGCAAGCAAGATGGAAATATTTTCTCATCTCAGAGGGCATTGCTTGTCACAACAGCTATCCTCCCTGAAAACAGCAACCCGATAACAGCTTGTTCAAAGTAAAATTGGCTTACTCTCCAAGCCCGAAGGGGTGGATTTTTTATTTATTTTAACTGAATATTTTTACTTCTGAGGGTCTAGACCATTGGAAAATCAACACGATTTATTTTCATTTCCTTGGCTTATGCTCTGTTTTGTCGACTTTCGTGGTCAACTAAAACAAATAAGTCCTGACTTAGCCAAGTTACTCGGTGGTGATACCACTGAAAAACCAATTCAGGTTCATGACCAAGACCCCAATGAACCCAATAATTATCCTTCGCTATTTGATCTAATTACACCATCACAACGATCGGTTATCGAAGCAGCGATATTGCAATTGCAACACCACCATCAACACTGGAATTTTGAAATCAGTGTCCCCTTTCAACCCGTCGCTGGTTATATTGAATCCAAATGGTTGTTATGGCAGGCAACCGCAGTTCCAGAACAGCAAGGTTTTTATGCCCAAATCACGGATATCAGTGCTTATAAACAGCAAATTAATACCTTGCATCAAATTTTAGTAAGCCAACACGCTTTCTTTGAAAAATCGCAATTAGGCGCAGTATTACTTGATAGCGACGGACGTTTGCTAGAAGCTAATTTAGCCTTGGAACAGTTATTAGGTTATCACGCTACCGAATGGATTGAGCAGCCGCTAACGAAATTTATTTATCCGGAAGATCTTGCGGTCTATCAAACCGCTGTTACCACGATAATGAATAATCGCGATTCTAAACAGCAATTAGAACTCCGCTTAATCCATAAAAATAGACAACTCTTGTGGTGTCGGACGACCTTGACTTGGATCACGTATACCCCTTGGTCACCCGCTAGCGCCGGTTCTTCACCCGTTACTCTAGAACCAGAGCATCCAACACCAAGAGAGCTGTTGATGATGATGGTTGAAGATCTTAGCGATCATCAATTGGCATTAGAAACCTTACAACAAGCTTTAGAACGCTATCATAGTCTATTTGAAAATGCGACTTTTGGTATTTTTCACTCGACCCTGGATGGCAAATTACTCAGTGCTAATCCAGCCTTAGCGCGCATTTTCGGTTATACCTCGCCACAAGATTTTAAAAACAACGCCAGTTGTACTGGGGAACAGCTTTATGTTCATCCAGAACAACGCAATCAAATTGTTCAACTGGTCCAAGCAAATGCTAATCAAATGCTCCAATTTGAAGTGGAGTATTATCGTAAAGATCGCACGATTATTATTGCTAATCTTTATTTGAACGCAGTTCGAGATGCTCAAGGGACGGTGCAGTATTTAGAAGGCATTGTGGAGGATATTACTACCCGCAAACAAGTTCAAAAACGTCTCCAGCAAAATGAAGAACACTATCGTCTGTTAGCAGAAAATGCCACTGATATGTTGTCTCAACTGACACCAACGGGTGAATTTCTCTATGTTTCCTCTGCTTGTCACTACTTGCTAGGATATCGTAAAGAAGATTTGCTGGGACATAATGTGTATGAATTTATTTATCCGGTTGATATTGATAATATTAAAAATGAGTTAACCCAAGTCATTAAGAAAGACAAGCTTCAACACATGGCCGGTTCTTTGGCAACCTCGCTGACTTTGACCGTCAGTGGTCGAATTCGTCATCAATCCGGTCAATATCTGTGGTTTGAAATTACGAGTCGTTTTATTCGGCATCCAAGTACCGGTTCTATCCAAGAAATCTTAGCGATTTGGCGAGATGTTAATCAACGTAAGCAAATAGAAACCGCAGTACAATCAACTCACGAGCGATTGTTATTGGTACTCGATAGTTTAGATGCTTTAGTGTATGTTGCTGATCTGGAAAGCTATGAAATCTTGTATTTAAATCAATATGGACGCACTATTTTTGGCGATATCACCGGAAAAATGTGTTGGCAAGCTTTTTGGCATTCCCAACGTCATTATGGACCATGTCCATTTTGTCATCATCGGGTCATCCATGATCCCCAGCAATCGGATTTACACCGAGAAATCCAAGTTTCAGAATATTACAGTCCGGTGGCTAAACGCTGGTATGCAGTACATGATCGCGTTATTCGCTGGGTAGATGGACGCTTAGTTCGTTTAGAAGTGGCTTATGACATCACTGAGCGTAGAAAAGTGGAACAGTCACTGCAACTGAACCAAGAACGTTATGCGTTGGCAGTGGGTGCCGGGAAAACCGGGGTATGGGATTGGACCGTGAATAGCCAAGCCATTTACTTAGATCCCAATTTAAAAAAATTGTTGGGCTATGACGAGGTTGAATTACCCAACCAATTATCCACTTGGATGTCTTTGGTCCACCCTCATGATGTGAAACCATTACAAAAAAACCTCAAGGAATATTTACGTCAACGGTTACCTCAATTTGAGGTGGAATATCGGCTGCTCAATAAAGCCGGGCAATTTCGCTGGATGATTATGCGTGGCACCGTGGTACGAGATAATTCCGGTCGTCCCTCTCGCATGATTGGAACGAATACCGATATCACCGAACGTAAACAAATTGAAGAACGTCTGCAAGAACAAGAGCGGCTCCTACGAGGCGTAGCACAGGCAACCCATACCCTTTTGACTTTACCGGATGATGACAAAGCGATTCAATCCGCCTTAGAAATTTTAGGTCGGATTATCTCGGTTGATCGCGCTTATCTTTTTGAAAATATGACGGTTTCTCAACCGGCTACGCCGATAGAAGCAGAAATATTTATTAATCAAAAATTTACTTGGGTTAATGAACGCTATAAACCCTATAACACCCCCTATAAATTGAAAAATCTTTCTTATGGACAGTACTTGCCAGGTTGGTATGATATTTTAGTGAAATATGAACCGATTGCGGGGTTAGTTAAAGATTTTTCGCCACCAATTCGTTCACTCCTGGAATCCTATCATGTGATTTCCATTGTGATCGTACCGCTCCATTTTAATGGGCAATTTTGGGGTTTTATTGGCTTAGATGATTGTCACCAGGAACGACAATGGTCACCCTATGAAATTTTTGCTTTAAAAGTGGTTGGTGATAGCATTCGCGGTACTTTAGCGCGTAAACAATATAAAGAATTCTTACGCCAAAGCGAAGCTCGATTTCGTTCTATCATTGAACATAACCGGGATGGTATTTTTATTGTTGATCATGAAGGTGTCATTCGATTCGTTAATCCAGCGGCTGAAACACTTTATAAAGCACTCCCTGGCGCTATGGTTGGTAAACATCTCTGTGCACCAGTCGATGTTGAACCCAAAGCCGAATTTAAATTCGCTGATGAAGAGGGACAACACCATGATGGTGAATTACAAT
Encoded here:
- a CDS encoding exodeoxyribonuclease V subunit beta, translating into MATAHFPIESLDPISIPLQGINLIEASAGTGKTYTITTLFIRLILEKKLLINRILVVTFTEAATEELRDRIRRRLYETLLAFQQGQSQDPVLTRLIQQYTEPNEAILRLKNALRGFDEAAIFTIHSFCRQMLQGNAFESGVLFDTELVSDQAYLLREIVEDFWRQHFYQASPLWVSYLLNQGYHQPSKLLKILNYGQYVGQPFLNKIPQIELPVTAAKEFAFYTAFTAAQQTWQGHSAQIEELLLQDTHLNGTKYKKSSIPQWCKAVARFLNAPWRSIQLPDKWIKFTQAELINSVKQGKTAPQHIFFEQSEQLWHCQQALAAGFEQQLLALKIKLFTVAEQALAQKKHQHHIQSFDDLLLNLYRALTTPRGHYLTQLIRYKYHAALIDEFQDTDPVQYDIFRTLYGAGSDGLLFLIGDPKQAIYSFRGADIFTYMAACRDAQQHYTLATNWRSEPNLIQAVNQLFAKVAHPFMFAAIPFQPVQAPAQQQLSSFSNRLKIENKYLPPLQIWFVPRQLAHGPPDKPINKSWAKQQIPLTVANEIARLLMLGQLGQALIGDKPVVAGDIAVLVRTHAQAQRLQKVLTQLQIPSVLYSRDSLFASHEIREIERLLLAIADPSDEGLIKSALTTDMLGLSGHDLYQLLDNENAWQTYLNRFQYYHFLWQHVGFIQMYRTLLMTEQVQSRLLTYPDGERRLTNVLHAAELLQQVTVQQNRGISGLCQWLAQQRAQAGTIAEEQQLRLESDEKRVKIVTIHKSKGLEYPIVFCPFVWDGYLYSHKAEPLIFHNEQEQLTLDLGSLEQEHHRQRAAAEERAENLRLFYVAVTRAKHRCYLIWGAFRDAGTSALAHLLHPGKVIEETDDATLWQDLHHLASQAEPAIQLAPLPTDHPPYQRQREPTAKLRARYFKGHIDKTWRVASFTALSSPATVTDTIEKPDYDEFASNRSSGINSLILSDKSPIFNFPRGARAGSFMHALFEKLDFTQPEMKLVTEQLAHFNYEVDQWHEVIVNWVTQVIGTPLEPQRPTFTLSQISLNHRLNELEFYYPLAPITSQGLQTLFAEFGTSLPLNSLTQHQTELQFLPVQGLMKGFIDMVFEYEGRYYLVDYKSNLLGTQMHAYHHSQLNAVIIKEAYWLQYHIYVVALHRYLANRLSHYRYEDHFGGVYYLFLRGMRPQWGAHYGIYRDLPSVKLIEKLSAYFDN
- a CDS encoding signal transduction histidine kinase, with translation MENQHDLFSFPWLMLCFVDFRGQLKQISPDLAKLLGGDTTEKPIQVHDQDPNEPNNYPSLFDLITPSQRSVIEAAILQLQHHHQHWNFEISVPFQPVAGYIESKWLLWQATAVPEQQGFYAQITDISAYKQQINTLHQILVSQHAFFEKSQLGAVLLDSDGRLLEANLALEQLLGYHATEWIEQPLTKFIYPEDLAVYQTAVTTIMNNRDSKQQLELRLIHKNRQLLWCRTTLTWITYTPWSPASAGSSPVTLEPEHPTPRELLMMMVEDLSDHQLALETLQQALERYHSLFENATFGIFHSTLDGKLLSANPALARIFGYTSPQDFKNNASCTGEQLYVHPEQRNQIVQLVQANANQMLQFEVEYYRKDRTIIIANLYLNAVRDAQGTVQYLEGIVEDITTRKQVQKRLQQNEEHYRLLAENATDMLSQLTPTGEFLYVSSACHYLLGYRKEDLLGHNVYEFIYPVDIDNIKNELTQVIKKDKLQHMAGSLATSLTLTVSGRIRHQSGQYLWFEITSRFIRHPSTGSIQEILAIWRDVNQRKQIETAVQSTHERLLLVLDSLDALVYVADLESYEILYLNQYGRTIFGDITGKMCWQAFWHSQRHYGPCPFCHHRVIHDPQQSDLHREIQVSEYYSPVAKRWYAVHDRVIRWVDGRLVRLEVAYDITERRKVEQSLQLNQERYALAVGAGKTGVWDWTVNSQAIYLDPNLKKLLGYDEVELPNQLSTWMSLVHPHDVKPLQKNLKEYLRQRLPQFEVEYRLLNKAGQFRWMIMRGTVVRDNSGRPSRMIGTNTDITERKQIEERLQEQERLLRGVAQATHTLLTLPDDDKAIQSALEILGRIISVDRAYLFENMTVSQPATPIEAEIFINQKFTWVNERYKPYNTPYKLKNLSYGQYLPGWYDILVKYEPIAGLVKDFSPPIRSLLESYHVISIVIVPLHFNGQFWGFIGLDDCHQERQWSPYEIFALKVVGDSIRGTLARKQYKEFLRQSEARFRSIIEHNRDGIFIVDHEGVIRFVNPAAETLYKALPGAMVGKHLCAPVDVEPKAEFKFADEEGQHHDGELQLSEIEWEGEPLILASLRDITARKQAEIELQRNKEMAEAANRFKSLFLAAMSHEIRTPMNGVMGMTQLLRDTPLNRQQHHYVKQIGNSGQMLLTVINDILDFSRIEAGKGLALNFIEFDLRNLVEEVIGLFAPTAQSKKLEILCQLPPNLPKILRGDPSRLRQILNNLLGNAIKFTNQGEVLLRLTVRQETSQQVVLLFQIQDTGIGIEPQAQKNLFQLYFRSEQASQQYQGTGLGLFISRQLVHNMDGEITVDSQPGQGTTFWVTLPLEKVTSSARNQPKRLELAEQTERLHGLKVLVVDDNATSRQILLDEMNHWQMQTKAVSTIEAAWQELQQAQAAKTPYQITLLDAEVPTMAAGITLLQQIKADPQLALNRVVMLTTLQQPLKPHLVQQATNLLNKPILRTELLECLLSTLDKRDLNPVLKVENYEDDLPPCWRILLAEDNTINQEVIKDMLKRLRCHVQIAINGLEALKSAERQQFDLIFMDCNMPEMDGFTACNQIRHYEQQHRQIRTPIIAFTADVMPSTRERCLAAGMDDYLTKPVMFEDLKTMLASWLKKFPQSTEAILSLEKQSLTSPTPPVINTVPSIPVQIVNQKTIPLGSEQNQEQPLDLKVLNDMRQNIPTRKFNLLINLYLQELPNYLGALQQAVTSQDGQALYLAAHKFKGASATFGAKRVVALCKLLENLGRENALNQAKDALEQIQSECEQIKPILIKQQ